The sequence TGCTGGGAAAATATATGCAGCTATTGCCGTTGCAAGAAGAATACAAATTTGAATGAGTAAGAAGATCCGAATTTCTCGATTTCTGAGCACGTTACTCCCCCACCTTGTAGCCCATTCCACGTACAGTTTTAATAATCTTTGGCATGTGAGGATCATCCTCAAGCTTTTCTCGTAACCTTTTAATATAAACGGTTAATGTATTATCATTAACAAAATCTCCGGCTACATCCCAAATTCGTTCTAGTAATTGATTTCTACTCAAGACTTGTCCAATATGATTCGCAAAAATAAGAAGCAAGCGATATTCTAGCGCGGTCAACAGCACCTCTTCACCGTTTTTGTATACCTTTCCTTCTAATGTATTCACGCGAATGTTTTCAAGATCGATATAAGGCTTGGATTGAACTTGCTTGTTATAACGACGTAAGACTGATTTTATTCTTGATAGTAGCTCACGAACACGAAATGGCTTGGTAATATAATCATCTGCTCCCATATCAAGTCCCATCACAACATTCACTTCATCATCAAGTGCAGTTAAAAAAATAACCGGAATATCATTCCGTTTTTTCACCATTTCACACAGCTGATATCCGGTTCCATCTGGCAATGATAAATCAAATAAACATAAATCAATGTCTCCTAGACCATTAGCTATGATTGATTCTGCCTGCTTGAACGTATATGAAACCATGGTCACATATTCCTCGCTTTGTAAGGAATACTCGATACCCGATGCAATCGTCTTGTCGTCCTCTACAATTAATATTTTCATAAGGTTACTCCCAAAATTAGTTATTTGTCCTATTCATCTTATTTTAAGCGGTTGTATTCGTCAAAGGCTAATACCAATCTCTTCAACAATAGACATTATTTTAATAAATCATAATCACAAATAGGAATGATGTTGACTTACTTCCGCAGTAATTTTAGCGTTATTTTATATGGAATCTAACTTTATGTTAATTAAATGTCCGTTTAAAAGAGAGCAAGACTGCTATATTTTAAGATAAGATTCATATTGGGATTAAGTTACCATAATTAGTAAAAAATGCGAAACCTTTTAACCTTTTCCTTCGTATTATGGGTAGCGCAATTTTTACTAGGAGTGATAATTATGAATGTTACTTTAGCAAACAAAGTTGATCAATATACAACAGTCTATCTGCAACTTCACAAGGCCCTCAAGTGGAAGGTGACTGATTCACGGACATTAATGATGGCAGCTTCTTTGTATGTGGTTAAGCAAAAAGATTTTAACCTTCAACGTTTTATTGAAATTAGTGATGATATAAAAAAGAATGTAGGTATGTTCTCTACTTTAAACTCACCGCATCGGTTCACAATCGCCGCCATGCTGGATGTGCAATTTGAAAACCCTATCGAGAAATTCTTTGAATTAATGGAGATTTACGATCAGCTAATTGACTCTAAGTTTAGCCGAGATCCATTTACGTATCTGTGCGCATACATTCTTTTAAGCAATGAAGTGAAGGATGATTTACAAACGAGGATTGAACGAAGTGTATCATTGTACAGGGGGATGAAATCTAATCACTTTTTCCTTACTTCTTCTAGCGACTATCCACTTGCAGTCTTGTTAGCTAACAAAGAAGGCAGTGTGGAGCAACTTCTCGAAAACATCGAGCACTATTACAACAAGCTTAATCAAAACGGATTCGGAAAAGGTAATGATTTGCAGTTTTTAAGTCATGTATTATCTCTTCATCCAGCCAACCAAAACATTGTCACCGAACGTTGCACGACTCTTTTTGATGAATTCAAGCGAAGCCATTTAAAACTGAAAAAAATGCATTACCCTGTACTAGGATTACTCTCCTTTCTCGACGAAGGAACCAAGGAGCTCGACACCATTCAAGAAATCGTCAACCAACTTAACCAGCAAAAGCAGTTTAAATGGCACAAGGATCTAAACCTAATAATGGCCATTAATTTTCTCATGAGTGAAAAGATGGAAGACTCCAGCCTACTTGGCACCAATATGTACACCATCATAGAATCCATGATCCAGGCACAACAAGCCGTCATGGTTGCATCAGTCACTGGCGCTGCCATTGCAACAAGCTCAGATGGAGGTTAATGGGACAAGGGGACAGGTACACTGTCCCAGTTACCCTGTTGTCCAAGTGTATCTATTTTCTAAAGCTTAAACTCCGTAGCAGCACTTGATGGTACTTCCAAGTTTTCATATTCCTTAAATGCTTCTTGCATAAGTTGATGTGCGATGTGGATTTCTTCTTCGGTTCCTATCATAACCTCCATCATAATTAATCAATATTTCCCCTTTGCTTTCGTATCTGATTAGAGAATTATATTCCATAAAAATGGTATTTCTCCTCTATTAGTTTGTTTTCACCTTTAAATCACAAAAAAGCCCCACACATTCTTTTAAACTAGAATGTGTGGGGCTTAATCATCGACCTTTAAAATGGTGGCAATTGATCAAGATTATTTTCTTTAATCCCATCCGGTTCACTTCGAATAATATCACGCCCATATTTATGGAACACATCGACATGTGAAAGTTTACCCTCTTTAGCCTCTTGAAGCGCAGTAACATAATCAAGCTCTCTACCACTGCTCGTTTTGAACGCAATAATATCATCATCATCATTCTTCCTTACGGCGATGATCTGTTCTAAACCAACGACTGGCTCTTCAGCTGCTTCCATTTGTGCCTGCTGTTCTCCCTGTTTTAGGTACTCACGATAAATTTGGTTAAACGTCTGTTTTTCCATAAAATACACCTCCCGAACATATGTTTAGTATGTACGGAAAGTCTATACTTATGAGTATTCTTCACATTCTCCATGTTACAACGACAATTGTGCACCTCACCGTTACTCTTCACTACAAAAAAAGCCATCATTATTCTAATTTAGCATTTCCATAAATCGGAATGATGTTGATTTATTTCCATCATCATAAAAGCTATATAATATAAGGGTTAGTCCATAGTTTAGATTAAACGTTTGTTTAAAAGTAGGGGTTAATACTATATTTCGGGATAAGGTTCCCCAACTATAGACTCTGGGACAAGGTACCTGTCCCTATGTCCCAAGCTGCTTCCTCACTTCATCTAGGGTTGGTAAGGCTGTCATGGCTCCTTTTGTGGAAGCAGCTAATGCGCCTGACACTGCTGCAAATTTAGCCATCTCTTCTGCTTCTTCTAATGTGATTGCAGTTAGCGACCCTTCGTATTCTTGAAGACAATATAGCAAGCCTGAAACAAACGCATCACCGGCTCCCGTCGTATCAATTGCTTGCACTTTCATGGCTGGGACATGCGTGTGACCGTTTGCCGTAAAGATATGACTTCCTTCTGCACCTAGGGTAATGAAAATTAGAGGGATGTTATAGTCCTTTAGTTGCTGAACTCCCGCTTGGATATCCTTTTCCCCTGTCAAAAATTCAAGCTCTTCTTCAGAAAGCTTAAGAAGATCAGCTTGAGGTAGCATTGAGATAATTGTTTCTCTTGCTGCTTGTTCTGATTTCCAAAGACCTAAACGCAGGTTTGGATCATAGGAAATCAACATTCCGTTTTCTTTAGCTAATGCAACGGCAGCCAGCGTAGCGTCCTTGGCAGGTTGATTAATCATTGAGATCGAACCAATATGTAAGATTTTATGTGTGGTGAAATCCTCTTTGACTAGCTCACTATCTCTTAAAAATTGATCTGCACTTGGGTATATGTAGAATTCGAAGCTTCTTTCCCCATTTTCTGCATTCGTAACAAAAACAACGCCTGTCTTCGCTTCTGATGAAAGTATCATACGAGACGTCTTTACTTTATAATCCTCTAAGGTATCCTTTAAAAATCTACCCAGTACATCGTCTCCCACTTTTCCTACAAAAGTAGAAGTGGCTCCTAATCGGGCTACCCCAACCGCCACATTCGCTGGTGCTCCACCCGGGCTTTTTTGGTAGGTTGTATTATCCGGGTCAAGTGGGATGAAATCAATTAATGCTTCTCCTAGTGAGATGACTCCTTTTTTCATGTAGACTGACCTCCTATTTTTATAATAATATTTCGATTTAATGATTTAGAACTCAAGAAACCCAAAGCACAAACCTTGTATGTTCTTTTAACCCAATAAATTATAATAACCCTACTAACTTAAGACCATCAACAATCCCATCGTCTTCCACTGATTTGGTTACATACTTAGCGACTGCCTTTACTGGTTCTTCTGCATTCCCCATCGCCACACTATTTTTTACGGTTGAGAGCATCTCAATATCATTCAGTCCATCACCAAATGCATATAAATTGTCCTCTAAAATTCCTAGCTTTTGAACTATCTTTTCAATTCCCTTCGCTTTTGATCCTCCCTTTGGAAGAATATCAACTGCAACTGGATGCCATCTGATAATATCAAATTCATTAAAGACTTGTTCATATTGACGCTCTTC is a genomic window of Bacillus mesophilus containing:
- a CDS encoding response regulator transcription factor, giving the protein MKILIVEDDKTIASGIEYSLQSEEYVTMVSYTFKQAESIIANGLGDIDLCLFDLSLPDGTGYQLCEMVKKRNDIPVIFLTALDDEVNVVMGLDMGADDYITKPFRVRELLSRIKSVLRRYNKQVQSKPYIDLENIRVNTLEGKVYKNGEEVLLTALEYRLLLIFANHIGQVLSRNQLLERIWDVAGDFVNDNTLTVYIKRLREKLEDDPHMPKIIKTVRGMGYKVGE
- a CDS encoding DUF4003 family protein, which gives rise to MNVTLANKVDQYTTVYLQLHKALKWKVTDSRTLMMAASLYVVKQKDFNLQRFIEISDDIKKNVGMFSTLNSPHRFTIAAMLDVQFENPIEKFFELMEIYDQLIDSKFSRDPFTYLCAYILLSNEVKDDLQTRIERSVSLYRGMKSNHFFLTSSSDYPLAVLLANKEGSVEQLLENIEHYYNKLNQNGFGKGNDLQFLSHVLSLHPANQNIVTERCTTLFDEFKRSHLKLKKMHYPVLGLLSFLDEGTKELDTIQEIVNQLNQQKQFKWHKDLNLIMAINFLMSEKMEDSSLLGTNMYTIIESMIQAQQAVMVASVTGAAIATSSDGG
- a CDS encoding DUF3892 domain-containing protein produces the protein MEAAEEPVVGLEQIIAVRKNDDDDIIAFKTSSGRELDYVTALQEAKEGKLSHVDVFHKYGRDIIRSEPDGIKENNLDQLPPF
- a CDS encoding aminoimidazole riboside kinase produces the protein MKKGVISLGEALIDFIPLDPDNTTYQKSPGGAPANVAVGVARLGATSTFVGKVGDDVLGRFLKDTLEDYKVKTSRMILSSEAKTGVVFVTNAENGERSFEFYIYPSADQFLRDSELVKEDFTTHKILHIGSISMINQPAKDATLAAVALAKENGMLISYDPNLRLGLWKSEQAARETIISMLPQADLLKLSEEELEFLTGEKDIQAGVQQLKDYNIPLIFITLGAEGSHIFTANGHTHVPAMKVQAIDTTGAGDAFVSGLLYCLQEYEGSLTAITLEEAEEMAKFAAVSGALAASTKGAMTALPTLDEVRKQLGT